The genomic region CGTCTTCGCATAGAACTAGCTTATCTAGACACGATGCGTTCATATCTGAACAGGCCGACCAGACATAGATGAATAACTGACACTCCACATTCGAGCGTTACAGTAGTCTAAACAAGAGTATACCACTTTCAGACAACCGAAATTTGCTGCGATCGGTAAAAACTGGATATGGATCGAACGAATAAAAACAGTTGTAAGGCGTGTGAACTTGAGACGCTCACTCCTGTGCCTATCGACACAGTTCTGACGATTCTTTGTTCAGCATGTAGGATTCCACCAGCTACAGTCATCACAATCACTACAAGGTGCTGATGCAATCGGGAGATCGTTATCCCGCATATCACAGCCCCCACAAACATTCTCCGGATCAGTCACAGTCTCATTCTGGATGATAGCACAAATAATTCCGATCGCGACCGGACAGGCAAGTGGACCAACACCAGTCGAGGATGTGATGGCTGCACAAGCAACAGTTCCCTCTAGTGCACATGAACCTGTATTAAGAATATAAGTTACCATGTCCTTACATGCTTTACAACCCCAGCCATCACCTGTTGATGCTGGTCGTGCACCAGTTGTTGATAGCTTCGCGACTATTCATGCCGGGGATTCCCATACCGTGTTGGGATAGCAGGACTGGATGATCAGTAGATAACATAGCCGAACTTATGTTCTTTCAATATAAACTGCTAGCAATGAAACTCTTAGATAATAAGAAGAGAGCTCGAATCTTCTATAAGTACCTCTCGAAAGTATACGATCACGTGAATAAGGTGAATTGGAACGACGAGATGCGTTCGGAAGCGCTCGAGTGGCTAGACTTTGGTGACAACGATAAAGCACTCGATGTCGGATGTGGAACTGGTTTTGGCACTGCTGGATTACTGGACCATGCCGAAGACGTCTATGCGCTTGACCAAAGCATCCACCAGATGGAGAAAGCTTTTGAGAAGTTCGGAAAGCATGACCAAGTGAACTTCCACAGGGGCGACGCTGAACGGCTTCCCTTCGCGGACAACACCTTTGATATCGTCTGGTCTTCTGGATCGATCGAATACTGGCCACACCCAGTGCAAGGTCTCAAAGAAATACGCCGCGTGACGAAACCAGGCGGGCAGGTGCTTGTCATCGGGCCAGACTATCCGTCCAATCCGATCTTGAAACGTGTTGCTGACGCTATTATGCTGTTTTATGATACGGACAAAGCCGACCAAATGTTCACCCAGGCCGGCTATACAACGTTCCAACACCATATTCAGCAAGCTACATCTCGAAGCCCTCGCGCGATCACGACCGTTGCACGTGTGCCTGCTGAAAAGAGACAAACCGACGAGTCCATCACTGCCTCGCCATAATCATCGCCGAGTGGATTGCTTGCTTTCAGCACCCGCAGCAGTCGAACGTCACCTGTCTTGACGTGCCGCATCCAACCACAACCGTTCCAACTGTACGTCACGAGACCCGTGCTTGCTTGATTCTTGGCTCGACAGAATGTTGCGTGATACTAAGTAACAGATCAGTTGAATAGATACTGTCTAGTTGAGCCAGTTTGAGAAACGAGACACGTTCCGGGTGAAGCCAACGCAACAACTGTTAACAGGCTTACAGACTGGCGAGAGAGCTACCAGCTGTCAGTAGTATTGTCTGTTGTTAGTTGCCTATCGCAGTGTAATTTTGCCAGAATATGTCGTGAACGTCACCGGGAATACAGAAGAAGTGACACGTACACTCAGTCTCACCTACTCAGGAAACTATTCCCCGAAACAAGAATTATATCGGTAGCCACACAAGATCGAGTATAGCCAATACAGAGCCTCCAGATGATCCCCCATCCTTTGAGGATGCGTTTCGTGACGATGACGTTGAACAGCGCATCTGTGGAACAATTCTTCAGACTCGCGAGCCTGCAACAGCGAGCGCTATCGCAGAGCAAGCCGAGTGCGACCCAAAGACAGCTCGAAAATATCTAGGCTGGTTCAGCGACCTCGGAATCGTCACGCGCCACGATGGCCATCCGACGACCTACGAGCGCAATGATGCATATTTCCAGTGGCGGCGCATCAACCAACTTGCTGCCGAGCACACCATCGACGAACTCCAAGAGCACGTCCGTACCCTTACGACACGGATTACCGAGTACGAAAAAACGTACGATGCCACAACGCCGGCAGCCGTCGACGCCGTCAATGCTGCAGAGACGAGCGACGAACGAACAATCGATGATGTGTATAGCGACCTTGCCGACTGGGCGACCGCTCGAGATGAGCGCAAGCGCTACGAACGCGCCCGTCAGCAACGTGCTGGCGCTGAGACCGACCACGCTTCCGGGTAATCCCATCGATGACGCCGCCTGCAGGAGATGGACGTAGCCCCGCACCGATCGACCGCCCAGTTCTCGAGTTTCTCCAGACACGTCTCCAAGCTACTGCTCAGGTCGCTCGAGCGACTATTACGGATGCGAGTGGACATCTCGAGCTCCGTGTGATACTCGCACCATCGTACTATCCCGAACCCGTAGAGGAGGTGACTCTCACTGTTCGCTGGTATACGAACGACGATTTCAAAATTCAGTACCAAGAGGTGCATCCGGATCACGCCTGGGAGTGCCGGTGGGACCGGCATCCGAATTCTCACAATACGCGAGATCACTTTCATCCTCCGTCCACTGCCCCGACACTCGGCGAGGACGAATCATGGCCAAGCGATCATCGGGATGTACTGCGGCTCGTCCTCAATGCCGTCGAAGAACGAATTACCAAGTTGTAGGACGAGTAAGCCATCAGTGATGGCAGCTTTTCTGCGCCAAAGTGGATTCTCTCACCCGCTTCCAACGTGACCCTCACGTACTACGTGTACGAACTGACCGGGTTACGCGTCGTGTTCAGAGTACCTGCTTCCATGTCACCGCGAATGAACTGAGTCACCGATAAACAATTCTTATGCGCGCCGAGTCGATTCCTTGAGACAGGATGGTACGTGAGAGTTGGGCGAGTCGCGCCGGATTCATCTTGGCCGCGGTCGGAAGCGCGATCGGACTGGGGAACATCTGGCGATTTCCCTGGATGACCGCGGAGAACGGCGGGAGTGCCTTTCTGCTGTTGTATCTGCTTATCGTCCTCGTCGTCGGGGTGCCGGGATTGCTGGCCGCATTCGTGATCGGGCGACGGTCGAATCGGAACCCAGTGGGGGCGTTCAAATCGCTCGCCGGATCGCGTTTCTGGACGGCGTTTGGCGTGCTCTGTGTCGTCACCTCGATCATGCTGATGTCGTTCTACAGCGTCGTCGGCGGATGGATCCTCCGGTACTTCCTCGAGAGCGCGACGGGTACCTATTTCGCGGATCCCGAAACCCACTTCGCGGCGATCAGCTACGGTGCCGAAGCGTTCGGCTACCAACTCGCCGTCCTCGCGGCCACGTCTCTGATCGTCGCCGCGGGGATCAGACGCGGCATCGAGGCGACGACGAAGGTGATGATTCCCGGTGTCGTCGTGTTGCTCGGCGCACTCGCGATCTGGGCGGCCCAACAACCTGGCGCCGCACGGGGATACGAGTTCTACCTCGAATTCGACGGTGCGTACCTCGCGGAGAACTTCCTCTCGGTACTGGGAGCGGCCGCCGGCCAGGCGCTGTTCACCCTCTCGATCGGAAGCGGGACGATGATCACCTACGCCTCCTACGTCGAGGACGACCGCTCGCTGCCCCTCGACGCCTCGGCTATCGCTGTGTTCAATCTCGGTATCGGCATTCTGGCCGGACTCGTGGTGTTTCCGTTGCTGTTCTCGTTCGCGTCGGGCCCGACTGAGGGCGGCCCCGGTGCCCTATTCATCGGGATCGCCGGCGCGTTCGCGAGCCTACCCGGCGGGCGACTTCTCGGCGCGGCCTTCTTCCTCGTCGTTCTCCTCGCAGCCCTGACGAGTCTAATCAGCATGCTCGAGATTCCGGTCTCGCTGCTGGTCGACGAGTTCGACCTCGAGCGCTCGACGGCGACCGGGGGTCTCTTCGCGCTGATCGCGCTCACCGGCGGCGTGAACGCGTTCAGCCCCGCGGTGTTTACGCTGTTCGCGGACCACCTCGTCGATCTCCTTTTGGTGCTTGGGCTGACCGGGTTCATGGTGTACACGGCCTGGGTCCTCGGTCCGGCCGCGATCGAGGAGTACCTCAACGGCGCGGGACCGCTCTCGACCTCGCTGGTGATCCCGTGGCGGTACGCCATCGGGACCGTCTTCCCGGCGTTCCTCCTCTTTACGTTCTATGCCGACGTCACGGCCCTGCTCGGACTCTCCACGGGAACGGGAGCGTTATTGGTCGCGGCGCTGCTGACGGTGATGGCGCTCGTCTTAGTGGCCCGCCATACCGTCTCTGAAAGCCGACCGCAACCGAGCGAGAGTTCGGACTGACTGAGACGAGTCGCTCAGTGCGAACCAAACGTTTGCGCTGTCGGTCGGAAGACCCAGAGCGTCTTCCGTGATGACGAACGGTGCGAAGCGCCTGTCGAACCACGAGCGCAACGGAGTCGCGCCCTCGGCGAAATTTCGAGAGAACGAAGCCCGCTCAGACTGGGTGGCTCCGACGGAATCGCTTCCAGTCGGGTGTCAACGCCGTCTGACGATTGCCTTTGCGGCGGTTATGCTCATTTCGATGCTACTGAAGCGCCGATAGACGACGACTCTCTACTGAGCAACTGGTTCAGCACAGAGCGCTCGGAACAGGGGGAGTCGGTTACTAGCCCCGTCTCCTGTACTTACCGCTTGTCGGATAGTCACAGAATAGGTATGAGACTCCTTCTATAATAGTATCTATATAAGGAGAACCGAAAGATGTGGGGACGGTGACGGCGTGACGAGCCCTGTAGTACCATCTAGTCCGTACGCAGTTGAAACTCGATCAGAGAACAGTAACAATCTCACTACTTCAGGATACACGTCCGAGACGTGAATTTCTTAGTCATTATCGTCACGGCTGCGACAACCACTGAAACATCGGTAAACGCTAAGAGTAATTAGCTAGATATTGTAACTATTGAATATAGACAGAACTCTCACATAGTAACATATCTGGGGTTTCGATGATCCTCGTCTGCTACCTTCTCGTTCGACGCGTCGGTCAGACGGAGGTGTAACTGTCGATCGATCCTCGGTCGACGCTGCTCATCGGTCCGTTCCTGAAACCACACGCAGGTCTACCGTCTCGAGCGACCTCACAGCGCGTTTTCGAAGATCGACTCGAGGTCTTCGGTCGTGACGCGTCGAGGGTTGCCGACCAGCAGTCGCTGGATCTCCTCGGTCTTCTCGGCCAACCGCGGGAGGTCGTCCTCTTCGACACCGAGTTCGGCGAGCCCTGAGGGGATGCCGATATCGGCCGACAGCGCTTCGACCGCTGCGGCGGCGCGGTCGGCGGCCTCGCGGTCGCTGACATCCTCGACGCGCTCGCCCATGAGGTCGGCGATGGTTGCGTAGCGGCTGAACGCCGTTGACGAATTGTACCGCATGACCGAGGGGAGCAGTGCCGCGACGGTGACGCCGTGGGGCGTGTGGTTCTCGCCGGCGACCGGGTAGGCCATCGCGTGGGTCGCGCCCAGCCCGGCGTTGGTGAACGCGATGCCGGCGAGGAGACTGCCCAGCGCCATGTCCCGGCGCGCCTCGAGGTCGGAGCCGTTGTTCACTGCCTGACGGAGGCTCCCGCTGATGAGATCGATCGCCTTCTCGGCGTAGAGGTCGGTGAGCTGGGTTCGGCCGCCGTAATCGGCACGGTCGCCAGCGTGAGCCGGTGTTTCTTTCGTATCGAATCGCCGGGTCGTATACGCCTCGATTGCGTGCGTGAGCGCGTCCATCCCGGAGGAGGCGGTGATCGCCGGCGGCAGCGACACCGTCAGTAACGGATCGACGATCGCCAGATCCGGATAGATGTGGCGACTCGAGATGCCGACCTTGAGTTCCCGGTCTGGAAGCGAGACGACCGCCGCGGGCGAACTCTCGGAGCCGGTTCCGGCGGTCGTCGGAACGGCGAAGACGGGGATCTCGGAGTCGGGAACCGGTCGGCCGCCGCCGACCGGCGGCGCGACGTACTCGAGGATGTCTCGGTCCGTCCCGGCGAGCGCGCCGGTCATCTTCGCTACATCCAGCGAACTCCCGCCGCCGATGCCGACGACGCCGTCGGGGTCGCTGTCGGCGGCGGCCTCGAGCGCCGACTCGTAGACATCGATGGCCGGATCCGACTCGACGCCGTCGAACGTCGTCACGTCGACGGTCTCGGGAACCGACTCGGTGGCGTCGTCGACGATCCCCTGTTCGCGGAGTTGTTCGTCCGTGATCACGAGGAGTCGCTCGACATCGCGGGCCTCGAGTTCGTCCCCCAACTCGGCGGTCGATCCGAGTCCGAACTTGATCTGGTCCGCAATAGCGAAATCCCACACCGTATCTGGTTCGTACATCCGTGTTGGGACGTAACGAGACCGTCCACTTAATTCTACATCTGTGCGACCCCTCGCCGCGCGTCCGGTATTCCCGAACGCCGGGTGAAATTACAAACATATACGTGTAATATATTGTAGCCGCCACGCATATTTCGCCGTCGAACGGCCTGATCGTTAGCAAATCTATATCAATACCCGTCGGCCTGTGCTGGATATCGAATCCGCTATTTCCGAACGGAGGCCAGCAATTACGCGCCAAAACCGGCTTATCGAATCGCTGTGTTCGAACTCGCGTTCGGAAACGCCGGATTCCGCTCCGATCGAGACCACACCCCTTATTATCCGGGCCCCCCTCGAACGACAACGATGTCGGACAACCCGAGTCGGACCGTCAAGTCGGCGAACAACCTATTCGGTGTCCTCGAGGCCGTCCACGAACTTGAGGGGGCCGGCGCGACCGAGGTCGCCGACCACCTCGGGATCGCCAAGAGTACGGCCCACGATCACCTGACGACACTGGTCGAACACGAGTTCCTCATCAAGGAGGACTCGACGTACCGGGTCGGCCTCAAGTGTCTCAACTACGGGATCCAGGCCAAGAACCGACTCGAGTTGGCGAACGTCGCGAAACCCTCCCTCGAACAGATGGCCGAGGAGACGGGCGAAATCGTCTGGCTGACCGTCGAGGAGTACGGGAAGGGCGTCTTCATCGAGAAGGCGATGGGCGACCGCGCGGTCCAGCCGTACGGCGAGATCGGTCGACGCGTACCGCTCCACGACATCGCCGCGGGAAAGGCAATCCTCGCCCACCTTTCGGAATCTCGCGTCAGGGAGATCGTCGAGAAGTATCCACTCCCCGAGCGGACGGAAAACACCATCACGGATATCGAGGAACTGCTGGCGGAACTCGAGACGATCCGCGAGCGCGGATACGCGCTCAACGATAACGAGACGTTCGATGGGTTCCGCGCCGTCGCGAGTCCGATCATCGTCGGGGAAGACCTCCTCGGCTCGATCGTCGTCTCTGGGCCGAAGAACCGATTTCGGGGCGAACGGTTCCGGACCGAACTGCCGGAGATCGTCACGGGGACGGCCAATGCGATCGAGCTAAGTCTGGCAGACTACTGATAATAGGGCGACAATTCGACGTTCGAGCTAGGCAATAGATCGTTACATTTATCTTGTTTGTAAGTGAGTCTGGGGTGTAGTGGTAGCAATGAACGTATTACAGGTGCTGCTAGTGACGTCGATCCTCTACTTCATCGCCGTCGCCATCTGGGTGATGAAGATCGAGGATCTTATCGAAGAGAGCAGTGAACGGCGGGCCGATCGCGGGGGTGGTCAGTGATGGCAGTCTCCGACACCGTCGTCACCTACTCGTGGGTGTTCCTCGCGATGTATCTCGTGATGATCGCCGGCCTTGGCTACTGGGGCTGGCAGAAGACCACGTCGCAGGACGACTACGCGACCGCGCGCGGCGGCTTCGGCTTCCTTGCGCTCGGGTTCGCCTACGCCGCGACGGTCGCGAGCGGATCGACGTTCATGGGAATGCCAGGGATGGCCTACGACATGGGGTTCAAGGCCGGCTACTACGCACTGATCTACCCCATCGGGGCCTACCTCGGGATGATGCTTGTCGCTCGCATCACCAAGAAGGTTGGCGACGAGGCCGGGTCGCAGTCGATTCCGGACTTCCTTGGCGACCGGTTCCGGAGTCCGACGCTCCGACTGCTCGCCTCTTTCATCGCCCTGTTCCTGCTGTTCTACGTCATGTCGCAGGTCGTCGCAGCGGGACACATGTTCGATACCATCCTCGGCCTCGACTACGAGGTCGGGATCTGGTTCGCCGGTGGCCTACTCCTGCTGTATCTCACCTTCGGGGGCAGTAACGCCGACATCATCACCGACGCCGTCCAGGGCGCGATCATGGTCGGCATCGCCATCCTCGTCTTCGTGATGGTCCTGACCGGCTGGGGACTCGACGGCGGTATCAGTGCCGTCAACGCCAACCTCGAGCCGGCCCAGCAGTGGGATACCCACACCAACCCGGACAATCCAACCTTCTCGAGTTGGTGGGCGATCCTCCTGCTCTTTATCGCTCACATCGGGTTCACTGCCCAGCCCCACCTCGGGAACAAGTTCTTCGCGATCAAGGGTACGCAGTACATCAAGAAGTTCATGCTCACCGCCGGCGTCGCCGGGATGGTGCTGCCGCTGATGTACCTTGCTGGGGCCCTCGGTGCCGCCAACGGTATCGAGGTCGAAAACGCCGATGCCATCGTCCCGGTGCTGTTCGCCGAGACGATGCCGGCGGTCGTCGCCGCGTTCCTCAGCGTCGCCATCCTGAGCGCGATCATCTCGACGGCCGACGGGCTCATCATCTCTGTCTCGCAGATTTTCGCCAACGACTTCTACCGCAAGACGTACGTCCCGTGGAAGGGCGGGGATCCCTCGAGCGACGAGGTCAACCAGCGCGCGCTGTTGATATCGCGAATCGCGACGGTCGTCGTGACGGTCGCCGCCGTTGCCGCAGTGATGACGCCGCCACAGTACCTCTCGATCTTCATGTGGATCGGTATCGGCGGCATCATCTCCGCCTATAGCGGTCCGTACCTCGTCGGGAGTCTCAAGGAGTCCACCTCGAAGACGGCCGCGCTCGTCGGCTTCGTCGCCGGCTTCGCGGTCTACTTCGCGATCCACCTCGGCCCGCAGATGGGGCTGTA from Natrinema versiforme harbors:
- a CDS encoding methyltransferase domain-containing protein codes for the protein MKLLDNKKRARIFYKYLSKVYDHVNKVNWNDEMRSEALEWLDFGDNDKALDVGCGTGFGTAGLLDHAEDVYALDQSIHQMEKAFEKFGKHDQVNFHRGDAERLPFADNTFDIVWSSGSIEYWPHPVQGLKEIRRVTKPGGQVLVIGPDYPSNPILKRVADAIMLFYDTDKADQMFTQAGYTTFQHHIQQATSRSPRAITTVARVPAEKRQTDESITASP
- a CDS encoding hydroxyacid-oxoacid transhydrogenase, whose protein sequence is MYEPDTVWDFAIADQIKFGLGSTAELGDELEARDVERLLVITDEQLREQGIVDDATESVPETVDVTTFDGVESDPAIDVYESALEAAADSDPDGVVGIGGGSSLDVAKMTGALAGTDRDILEYVAPPVGGGRPVPDSEIPVFAVPTTAGTGSESSPAAVVSLPDRELKVGISSRHIYPDLAIVDPLLTVSLPPAITASSGMDALTHAIEAYTTRRFDTKETPAHAGDRADYGGRTQLTDLYAEKAIDLISGSLRQAVNNGSDLEARRDMALGSLLAGIAFTNAGLGATHAMAYPVAGENHTPHGVTVAALLPSVMRYNSSTAFSRYATIADLMGERVEDVSDREAADRAAAAVEALSADIGIPSGLAELGVEEDDLPRLAEKTEEIQRLLVGNPRRVTTEDLESIFENAL
- a CDS encoding sugar-specific transcriptional regulator TrmB, which codes for MANTEPPDDPPSFEDAFRDDDVEQRICGTILQTREPATASAIAEQAECDPKTARKYLGWFSDLGIVTRHDGHPTTYERNDAYFQWRRINQLAAEHTIDELQEHVRTLTTRITEYEKTYDATTPAAVDAVNAAETSDERTIDDVYSDLADWATARDERKRYERARQQRAGAETDHASG
- a CDS encoding sodium:solute symporter, which gives rise to MAVSDTVVTYSWVFLAMYLVMIAGLGYWGWQKTTSQDDYATARGGFGFLALGFAYAATVASGSTFMGMPGMAYDMGFKAGYYALIYPIGAYLGMMLVARITKKVGDEAGSQSIPDFLGDRFRSPTLRLLASFIALFLLFYVMSQVVAAGHMFDTILGLDYEVGIWFAGGLLLLYLTFGGSNADIITDAVQGAIMVGIAILVFVMVLTGWGLDGGISAVNANLEPAQQWDTHTNPDNPTFSSWWAILLLFIAHIGFTAQPHLGNKFFAIKGTQYIKKFMLTAGVAGMVLPLMYLAGALGAANGIEVENADAIVPVLFAETMPAVVAAFLSVAILSAIISTADGLIISVSQIFANDFYRKTYVPWKGGDPSSDEVNQRALLISRIATVVVTVAAVAAVMTPPQYLSIFMWIGIGGIISAYSGPYLVGSLKESTSKTAALVGFVAGFAVYFAIHLGPQMGLYEGLYPYNENPFAATGIGFLVSCFSTFITNKFTEPMPVEDRNEIFRGSTELSDGGVVDDD
- a CDS encoding sodium-dependent transporter → MVRESWASRAGFILAAVGSAIGLGNIWRFPWMTAENGGSAFLLLYLLIVLVVGVPGLLAAFVIGRRSNRNPVGAFKSLAGSRFWTAFGVLCVVTSIMLMSFYSVVGGWILRYFLESATGTYFADPETHFAAISYGAEAFGYQLAVLAATSLIVAAGIRRGIEATTKVMIPGVVVLLGALAIWAAQQPGAARGYEFYLEFDGAYLAENFLSVLGAAAGQALFTLSIGSGTMITYASYVEDDRSLPLDASAIAVFNLGIGILAGLVVFPLLFSFASGPTEGGPGALFIGIAGAFASLPGGRLLGAAFFLVVLLAALTSLISMLEIPVSLLVDEFDLERSTATGGLFALIALTGGVNAFSPAVFTLFADHLVDLLLVLGLTGFMVYTAWVLGPAAIEEYLNGAGPLSTSLVIPWRYAIGTVFPAFLLFTFYADVTALLGLSTGTGALLVAALLTVMALVLVARHTVSESRPQPSESSD
- a CDS encoding IclR family transcriptional regulator encodes the protein MSDNPSRTVKSANNLFGVLEAVHELEGAGATEVADHLGIAKSTAHDHLTTLVEHEFLIKEDSTYRVGLKCLNYGIQAKNRLELANVAKPSLEQMAEETGEIVWLTVEEYGKGVFIEKAMGDRAVQPYGEIGRRVPLHDIAAGKAILAHLSESRVREIVEKYPLPERTENTITDIEELLAELETIRERGYALNDNETFDGFRAVASPIIVGEDLLGSIVVSGPKNRFRGERFRTELPEIVTGTANAIELSLADY